In Seriola aureovittata isolate HTS-2021-v1 ecotype China chromosome 17, ASM2101889v1, whole genome shotgun sequence, a genomic segment contains:
- the cln3 gene encoding battenin isoform X2 — translation MEQTASVNTDPGHRSVTNGRCSQWRNWTGFWFLGLCNNFAYVVMLSAAHDILKKQESENGTAPTPPTVAVDFQGRNSSNSSRYDCNPVSTAAVLLADILPTLVIKLFAPFVIHNLPYGVRVLFCVIVAAASFLLVSLSTAVWISILGVIFASISAGLGELSFLSLTVFFTRDVLGGWGSGTGGAGVAGAFLYSGFTQIGLSPQITLLIMLVVPFAMLISYFILLVPPPSFPQWRSRTMEYTAVGSEERQRLVDDSDQEQQEKSTPDDRSTGPLTFTEKLHVSRGLLKFVFPLGLVYFAEYFINQGLMELLYFPNFFLSHAEQYRWYQTLYQVGVFVSRSSLCCVKIRKVWALSLLQVVNAVLLLFAVRYQFLPSAWLVFVIVLYEGLLGGAAYVNTFYFISKETEDRQREFAMAAASVGDSLGIALAGVAAFPIHRYFCSL, via the exons ATGGAGCAGACTGCCAGCGTCAACACAGATCCTGGCCATCGCTCAGTCACTAATG GTCGTTGCTCTCAGTGGCGCAACTGGACTGGATTTTG GTTCCTTGGATTGTGCAACAACTTTGCCTATGTGGTAATGCTGAGCGCTGCCCATGACATCCTCAAAAAACAAGAGTCAGAAAATGGCACAGCACCT ACACCACCGACAGTGGCTGTGGATTTCCAAGGCAGGAACAGTAGCAACAGTAGCCGCTATGACTGCAATCCTGTCTCTACTGCG GCTGTGCTGTTAGCTGACATCCTCCCAACGCTTGTCATCAAGCTGTTTGCTCCTTTTGTAATCCACAACCTGCCTTATGG TGTCAGAGTGTTGTTCTGTGTCATCGTGGCAGCTGCAAGTTTCCTCCTTGTGTCTTTATCGACTGCCGTCTGGATCAGCATTCTAG gAGTGATCTTCGCCAGTATCAGCGCTGGACTGGGAGAactgtccttcctctctctcactgtcttctTCACCAG GGATGTACTGGGAGGTTGGGGCTCAGGtactggtggtgctggtgttgCTGGAGCCTTCCTCTACTCAGGCTTCACCCAGATTGGCCTGTCACCCCAGATCACACTTCTCATCATGCTGGTGGTCCCATTCGCCATGTTGATTAG CTATTTCATCCTGCTGGTTCCTCCACCTTCATTCCCTCAGTGGAGAAGCAGGACGATGGAGTATACAGCTGTGGGCTCAGAGGAGAGACAGCGGCTGGTGGATGATTCAGAtcaagagcagcaggagaaatcAACCCCAG ATGACAGGAGCACTGGACCTCTCACCTTCACAGAGAAACTGCATGTCAGCAGA GGTTTGCTGAAGTTTGTGTTTCCCCTGGGGCTGGTTTACTTTGCAGAGTACTTCATCAACCAGGGCTTG ATGGAGCTCCTGTATTtcccaaactttttcctgtCCCACGCAGAGCAGTATCGCTG gtaCCAGACGCTGTACCAGGTAGGTGTGTTCGTGTCTCGATCCTCCCTGTGCTGTGTGAAGATCAGGAAAGTGTGGGCTCTCTCTTTGCTACAG GTGGTGAATGCGGTGTTGCTCCTGTTCGCAGTACGTTACCAGTTCCTGCCCAGTGCCTGGCTGGTGTTTGTTATTGTCCTCTATGAGGGTCTGCTGGGTGGAGCTGCGTATGTCAACACCTTCTACTTCATCAGCAAAGAG actgaagacagacagagggagttTGCCATGGCTGCTGCCAGTGTAGGAGACAGTCTGGGCATAGCTCTGGCTGGAGTCGCTGCTTTCCCCATCCACAGATATTTCTGTTCGCTCTGA
- the cln3 gene encoding battenin isoform X1, translated as MEQTASVNTDPGHRSVTNGRCSQWRNWTGFWFLGLCNNFAYVVMLSAAHDILKKQESENGTAPTPPTVAVDFQGRNSSNSSRYDCNPVSTAAVLLADILPTLVIKLFAPFVIHNLPYGVRVLFCVIVAAASFLLVSLSTAVWISILGVIFASISAGLGELSFLSLTVFFTRDVLGGWGSGTGGAGVAGAFLYSGFTQIGLSPQITLLIMLVVPFAMLISYFILLVPPPSFPQWRSRTMEYTAVGSEERQRLVDDSDQEQQEKSTPADDRSTGPLTFTEKLHVSRGLLKFVFPLGLVYFAEYFINQGLMELLYFPNFFLSHAEQYRWYQTLYQVGVFVSRSSLCCVKIRKVWALSLLQVVNAVLLLFAVRYQFLPSAWLVFVIVLYEGLLGGAAYVNTFYFISKETEDRQREFAMAAASVGDSLGIALAGVAAFPIHRYFCSL; from the exons ATGGAGCAGACTGCCAGCGTCAACACAGATCCTGGCCATCGCTCAGTCACTAATG GTCGTTGCTCTCAGTGGCGCAACTGGACTGGATTTTG GTTCCTTGGATTGTGCAACAACTTTGCCTATGTGGTAATGCTGAGCGCTGCCCATGACATCCTCAAAAAACAAGAGTCAGAAAATGGCACAGCACCT ACACCACCGACAGTGGCTGTGGATTTCCAAGGCAGGAACAGTAGCAACAGTAGCCGCTATGACTGCAATCCTGTCTCTACTGCG GCTGTGCTGTTAGCTGACATCCTCCCAACGCTTGTCATCAAGCTGTTTGCTCCTTTTGTAATCCACAACCTGCCTTATGG TGTCAGAGTGTTGTTCTGTGTCATCGTGGCAGCTGCAAGTTTCCTCCTTGTGTCTTTATCGACTGCCGTCTGGATCAGCATTCTAG gAGTGATCTTCGCCAGTATCAGCGCTGGACTGGGAGAactgtccttcctctctctcactgtcttctTCACCAG GGATGTACTGGGAGGTTGGGGCTCAGGtactggtggtgctggtgttgCTGGAGCCTTCCTCTACTCAGGCTTCACCCAGATTGGCCTGTCACCCCAGATCACACTTCTCATCATGCTGGTGGTCCCATTCGCCATGTTGATTAG CTATTTCATCCTGCTGGTTCCTCCACCTTCATTCCCTCAGTGGAGAAGCAGGACGATGGAGTATACAGCTGTGGGCTCAGAGGAGAGACAGCGGCTGGTGGATGATTCAGAtcaagagcagcaggagaaatcAACCCCAG CAGATGACAGGAGCACTGGACCTCTCACCTTCACAGAGAAACTGCATGTCAGCAGA GGTTTGCTGAAGTTTGTGTTTCCCCTGGGGCTGGTTTACTTTGCAGAGTACTTCATCAACCAGGGCTTG ATGGAGCTCCTGTATTtcccaaactttttcctgtCCCACGCAGAGCAGTATCGCTG gtaCCAGACGCTGTACCAGGTAGGTGTGTTCGTGTCTCGATCCTCCCTGTGCTGTGTGAAGATCAGGAAAGTGTGGGCTCTCTCTTTGCTACAG GTGGTGAATGCGGTGTTGCTCCTGTTCGCAGTACGTTACCAGTTCCTGCCCAGTGCCTGGCTGGTGTTTGTTATTGTCCTCTATGAGGGTCTGCTGGGTGGAGCTGCGTATGTCAACACCTTCTACTTCATCAGCAAAGAG actgaagacagacagagggagttTGCCATGGCTGCTGCCAGTGTAGGAGACAGTCTGGGCATAGCTCTGGCTGGAGTCGCTGCTTTCCCCATCCACAGATATTTCTGTTCGCTCTGA
- the LOC130184982 gene encoding serine/threonine-protein phosphatase 4 catalytic subunit B — protein sequence MCVTMGDISDLDRQIEQLRRCELIKENEVKALCAKAREILVEESNVQRVDSPVTVCGDIHGQFYDLKELFRVGGDVPETNYLFMGDFVDRGFYSVETFLLLLALKVRYPDRITLIRGNHESRQITQVYGFYDECLRKYGSVTVWRYCTEIFDYLSLSAIIDGKIFCVHGGLSPSIQTLDQIRTIDRKQEVPHDGPMCDLLWSDPEDTTGWGVSPRGAGYLFGSDVVAQFNAANDIHMICRAHQLVMEGYKWHFNETVLTVWSAPNYCYRCGNVAAILELDEHLQREFIIFEAAPQETRGIPSKKPVADYFL from the exons ATGTGTGTGACAATGGGGGACATCAGTGACCTGGACCGACAAATAGAGCAGCTCAGACGCTGTGAGCTCATTAAAGAAAACGAAGTCAAAGCACTGTGTGCCAAAGCCAG agagaTTCTGGTTGAAGAAAGTAATGTCCAGAGAGTGGACTCTCCCGTCACA GTGTGCGGGGATATACATGGTCAGTTCTATGACTTGAAAGAGCTATTTAGA GTAGGTGGAGATGTCCCAGAGACAAATTATCTCTTCATGGGTGATTTTGTGGACAGAGGCTTCTACAGTGTGGAGACTTTCCTTCTTCTGCTAGCTCTTAAG GTGCGTTATCCAGACAGGATAACTTTGATCCGGGGAAACCATGAGTCGCGGCAAATCACCCAGGTCTACGGCTTCTATGATGAATGCCTCCGCAAGTACGGCTCAGTCACTGTCTGGAGATACTGCACTGAGATCTTTGACTACTTGTCCCTCTCTGCTATCATTGATGGAAAG ATCTTCTGTGTGCATGGTGGCTTGTCTCCTTCCATCCAGACACTGGACCAGATCAGAACCAttgacagaaaacaggaagtgcccCATGACGGGCCCATGTGTGACCTCCTGTGGTCGGACCCTGAAG ACACCACAGGATGGGGAGTGAGTCCCAGAGGCGCTGGGTACTTGTTTGGAAGCGACGTGGTGGCCCAGTTCAACGCCGCCAACGACATCCACATGATCTGCCGAGCACACCAGCTGGTCATGGAGGGCTACAAGTGGCACTTCAACGAGACGGTGCTCACTGTCTGGTCAGCACCCAACTACTGCTACAG ATGTGGCAACGTGGCGGCCATTTTGGAGTTGGATGAGCATCTACAGCGAGAGTTCATCATATTTGAAGCAGCACCACAAGAGACCAGGGGCATCCCCTCCAAGAAGCCAGTAGCTGACTATTTTCTGTGA
- the aldh3b1 gene encoding aldehyde dehydrogenase family 3 member B1, whose product METHSQVVDRLRSSFRSGVTIPEQFRRTQLTKLMSMVKDNEEQILNALHNDLAKPKFEAILSEVVIVINELHHAIANFKSWMQPEYVSKNLATKLDDCFVKREPLGVVLIIGAWNYPLQLLILPMVAAIAAGNCIVVKPSEVSAATDSLIAELIPKYLSQDCYAVVSGGAEETKALLQNRFDHIFYTGSQTVARSILQAASVHLTPVTLELGGKCPCFIYGRVNIAAAARRLAWAKFFNAGQSCVAPDYVLCSLATRDALLPALREALEGFYSKEPQKCPDLSRIVSPRHWMRLMELLKKSSGKVVLGGESDQEDKYIAPTVLVDVSEDDSLMEEEIFGPILPILTVETLEEGIDFINRKEKPLAVYVFSDESSVVNTVLEKTSSGGFCSNDGIIHMTLPSLPFGGVGASGWGSYHGRWGFETFSHQRACMLRGWALERLNGLRYPPYSDEKLGWLRWTTSPKSSCSLM is encoded by the exons ATGGAAACCCATAGTCAGGTAGTTGATAGGCTGCGGTCATCGTTTCGTTCAGGTGTCACAATACCAGAGCAGTTTCGTCGAACACAGCTGACCAAGCTGATGTCCATGGTCAAAGACAACGAGgaacagattttaaatgcaTTGCACAACGACCTCGCCAAG CCAAAGTTTGAGGCCATCCTGTCTGAGGTTGTCATTGTGATCAATGAGTTGCACCATGCCATCGCTAACTTCAAAAGCTGGATGCAGCCAGAGTATGTCAGCAAAAACCTG GCCACAAAACTAGATGACTGTTTTGTAAAGAGGGAGCCGTTAGGAGTCGTGTTAATCATCGGGGCCTGGAATTACCCCTTGCAACTCCTTATCCTACCTATGGTTGCGGCTATTGCAGCAG GAAACTGTATAGTGGTCAAGCCTTCAGAGGTCAGTGCTGCCACAGACAGTCTGATAGCAGAACTCATCCCCAAGTATCTGTCTCAG GACTGTTATGCAGTTGTTAGTGGTGGAGCGGAGGAGACCAAAGCGCTTCTGCAGAATCGCTTTGACCACATCTTCTACACAG GTTCTCAGACCGTGGCTCGCAGCATCCTGCAGGCGGCTTCGGTCCACTTGACCCCAGTGACCTTGGAGCTGGGCGGGAAGTGTCCGTGCTTCATATATGGTCGGGTGAACATCGCAGCTGCTGCTCGCCGCTTGGCGTGGGCTAAGTTTTTCAACGCGGGCCAGAGCTGCGTGGCTCCGGACTACGTTCTGTGCTCGCTGGCCACGCGGGACGCCCTGCTGCCGGCACTGCGGGAAGCCCTGGAGGGTTTCTACAGCAAGGAGCCCCAGAAGTGTCCCGACCTGTCCCGCATCGTGTCACCCCGGCACTGGATGCGTCTGATGGAACTGCTCAAGAAGTCCAGTGGTAAAGTTGTTCTGGGAGGAGAGAGCGACCAGGAGGACAAGTACATAG CTCCAACAGTGCTGGTGGACGTGTCTGAAGACGACTccctgatggaggaggagatttTCGGCCCCATCCTGCCCATCCTAACCGTGGAGACTCTGGAGGAAGGCATCGACTTCATCAACCGTAAAGAGAAACCTTTGGCTGTCTATGTTTTCTCTGATGAATCCTCT GTGGTCAACACGGTGCTGGAGAAGACCAGCAGCGGAGGATTCTGCTCCAATGATGGGATCATCCACATGACCCTGCCAAGTCTGCCTTTTGGAGGTGTAG GGGCCAGTGGTTGGGGCAGTTACCACGGCCGCTGGGGCTTCGAGACGTTCAGCCACCAGCGGGCCTGCATGCTGCGCGGCTGGGCTCTGGAGAGGCTCAACGGCCTGCGTTACCCTCCGTACAGCGACGAAAAGCTGGGCTGGCTGCGCTGGACCACGTCACCCAAGAGCAGCTGCTCGCTCATGTGA